The window TTGTACCTGGGGAATAAAGCCTGCTTGGTCGAAAAAGCTATTGATTAATGCACAGGCTGAAACCGTGCGAGAAAAGAAAACGTTTGCTTCCGCATTTGCGAGTCTCCGCTGCGTTGTACCCTGCTCTGGTTGGTATGAATGGCGCGAGGAAGGTAAAAAACAAAAACAGAAATATCTGTTTAGTCATGCTAAAGGAGAGCCTCTTTACATGGCCGGAATATGCTATCCAAACGCAGAGTTTACCCAGCTGGTCACATTAACGACTGAGCCCACAGAAAAGTGCAAAGCCTATCATGGCAGAATGCCCCTACTGATCAGCCCATTTGAAATTGATTTTTGGCTTCAAACTGAAGCGGTGATGCTAGAGGCACTGCTCTACCACCCCGAAAATATCAATATCGCAATCCATGCAAACTAAATTTCTATAAAGTAAAAAATAAAGAACTCATTTGGGGACATTTCCGAGTTAGAACATCAGTTCTAACTCATGAATTTCGGATAATAACTTCTATGGATTAATGCTCAATTAAGGCGTGAACCACGCTACCACACAACTCAATTTGAACGCCATAAACACTGAACTAGACCCAAATCCAAAATGCCAAGCGTGGTGAATCACTCTTAAATTGTTTGTTGAACGAAGCCGCTTTGCGGCAGGAACAAGATAAAGCCATCCTTTTGCCCCTCATCCTAAATACTTGCTAGACGCGACCTGCTTCGGTCGCAAACCTAGGAGTATCATCATGGACATTCACGAACAACAACGCTTTGATTTACTTTATGAACAACATCTTACCAACTTAACCTTGCAAGGCAAGCGGCCTGCAACCATTGATGCCTATAGCCGAGCTATACGCCGTATTGCGGCATATTTTGACTGCTGCCCCGATACCCTGACCACCGATGATTTAAAACGCTATTTTGCTGATTTGATTGCCTCACATTCATGGAGCACCGTCAAACTCGATCGCAACGGTTTGCAGTTTTTCTACTTTCACGTCCTCAATAAATCTTGGCAGTGGCTTAATATTGTTAAGCCACCACAGGTGAAACACCTGCCCGATATCCTGACGCCCTGCGAGGTCGCGATGGTTATCAGCCTCACGCGTCAACTGCGTTATCAGGTTTGTTTCTTAACCCTGTACAGCATGGGATTGCGCCTTGGTGAAGCGATTTCATTGCAGGTCGGGGATATTGATGCAGGACTCATGCAGGTGCATATCCGTGATGCTAAAGGTGGCAAGGATAGACTGGTGCCGTTACCTCAACGCACCTTGTTAGCTTTACGCTATTATTGGCGCACCCACCGTCATCCTCGTTTGTTGTTTCCGGGTAAAGATAATCAACCTGATTCACTCATGGACAGAGGCGGGCTCCAAAAAGCCATGAAGCAAGTCATTTCCGAGTGCAACATTCATAAAGCCATCAGCCCGCACAGTCTACGCCACAGTTATGCCACCCATTTACTGGAGCAAGGACTCGATTTGCGCTCAGTGCAAACACTGCTTGGCCATCACAGCCTGAATACCACCGCCCGTTACACGCGGCTCACTGATATCACCCGTAAAAATACCTGTGAGGCAATTAACCAACTGACCAACGACTTAGCTTTGAGGTGGGAGTGTGGGTTATGAGCCAGTTTATCGATATTTTACGCCAACATCTGGCGGATTTTCGGCGGCGTTATGCCCATCAAATCACCCCAGAAATACATGCTGCTATCCATGCCATGCTCAGCTGTCGTTGCAACACGGCGAGGGTGAGTTGCTGGGATTGTCAAACCTGCGAGCAACAGCTTGAGTTTCCGCTCTCTTGTGGTCATCGTAGTTGCCCACAGTGCCAACACGGCACCACATGTGACTGGCTGAGTAAACAACAAGCCAAGTTATTACCGGTGAATTATTTTATGGTGACCTTTACCTTGCCGTTTGAATTAAGAGCCATAGCGAAGTCGCAACCCGAGCCGTTCTATCACGCCATGTTTACCGTGGCAGCGAGTGTACTCAAAGACTTTGCCGCACGCTCCCCTAAGCTCAGTGGTGACATCGGCTTCACCGGCGTACTGCATACTCACAGTCGGCGCAGAGACTACCATCCACATCTGCACTTCATTATCCCAGCAGGGAGCTACCACTCAGGCAAGCGGCAATGGCGCAAGTGTCAAACCCATTACTTATTTAACGCCTTTAATCTTGCCAAGGTGTGGCGAGCACGTTTACTGGCTTATCTGAGTGACACGCTTCAGCTTAAACTGCCACATCAATCCCAGTCGAAATGGGTGGTCGATTGTCAGTTCGTCGGTAAAGGTGCTCCTGCACTGCAATATCTGTCGCGCTACCTTTATCGGGGCGTTTTACCCGACAGCAGTATTTGTCGTCATGTCGATAATCAGGTGAGCTTTACCTATCAAGACAGTCAGACTCGCTGCCAACAAGTACGCAGCTTGCCCGCGGTCGAATTTCTGTGGTTGATATTACAACATGTGTTACCCAAAGGATTACGGCGAGTACGAGACTATGGCTTACTGCGAGGCAATGCCAAAAAGCTACGGCAACAAATCCAACTAATGTTGGCTGTCGCAGGTGCAGTGTTCCCCATGTTACCTGAGGTCAAACGTACCTTAGCCGTGCGCTATTGCCCTTGCTGCCATCAAGCTATGCATTTTATGGGTGTTCATATGCGTCATCGACCGACAGGCGCTAATATCACCGCTTAAGGCGAGAAGTATAAGGATAACGGGTTAACCAAACAGAATGAGGACTCGATAACAGCTTGATGAACAAGTGATAAAAATATTAGCTCGTTCGCTAAGGGCGGGTCATGTCTGCAAAAAAGTCTCTTTCAAAGTACGACCTTAGCACCCTCAAATTCTCAATCAGCTATTTGCATAATAAAGTGTCAACAACCAGCATCGGGCTTGTTCAACACTTGGGATAAGGTCGCGGCTACGCGCGGCCTATCCTTATTTGTTATATTTATTTTTCGATATCCGGCAGTGCTGTCGGATCAAAGATAATTCTATGCTGTGCGGGGTTTCGAGTGCACATTAATAGGTGCTCTCTCTGGTTTTTGGGTCCAACCATTCTCAAATTCATTTCAGAACCACACCAAGGGCACTCAGCGGATATTTTTGTGATATAGATTTTACCAGAAGTGCCAATTTCTAAGTTTTTTAACCCACTCAAATGCTCAAACCTTCTGCGAGGAAGCACCATGCTTAAGATCAGCATTGAAAAGCAAATGCCAAAGAATAAAAAAACAATTGGCTGTATGGAGGATAAACTGGTTGTAAAAAAAGGTATAAACAAACCTATTATGCTAGCTAAACTTCCCCAAGCGCCAAGCTTTTTAAATGTAGAACTTTTGGCTAAAGCACCATCGCTTGTCCATGGTAGATTTACAAACTCACGCTTAAGATTAAGTAATTCAGGGTCAATATTGTTTGAATTATTTATATTATCTCCAATATGGATATTACTATTATTAATCTCTGAGCCAATTGTATTTACGCTTTGATCACCTGATTGAATAACATGTCCAGATGAGTTTCTAGGACTGCCGCACCCAGCACAAAACTTATGGTTTTCACCAAATTCCGTTTGACAATTTGTGCAATATTTCAACATTACCCCCTTTAAGTATAACGCCTGTGTAATTTGCGCATTGAAACGCAGCGTAAATGCGTCAAATTAACACACTTGTGTACGCCCAGCATGGGCATGAACTTATGAGGTGAAAGTCCTCTGTAGGAAGGTCACCGTTCAATAACATCCTGTTATTAAACGTTAACTACTAGCGAATGGCAAGGGCTTATCATTGATGATTGGTTTGAAGGAAGCCGCTAGCAAATTTGCGAGCTGATGAACAAGAACATCATATGAGGCGTAGGCTAGAGGTGAGTTGGCAGGGCCTCCCCCACGAAGTAAGGGGACAAGACGACGAAACCACGTGATCTAATGGCCACCGTAAATGATGCAGCAGTGCAAAGAAAGTTCATGTTCTTATCTGGAGAGATCTGCTTAACACGCGATCGGTCATTAACCAGTCAGGCTCTGATTTATAAGTGCCTTGGCTTTTCAGTGTCATCGACTGAAAAGAGCGAACCAGATGAAAACCGATAGCGCATGACGGGGCAACTCGGCATGTGATTAAGCAGAAGTCAGCAGACGGCATAGTAGCCCAACGCCCATCGTAATTGATGGGACATGGTGAAGGCCTGAACATTTAGAAGAAGGAAGAGTCTTGTCAAACTTGTTGATTCCCACTACGTCGCCAGACGATTACTATCATCAGCGTATTGATATGCAACCAGCCTTCAACAGCGATTTATTCCAACAACGGCTTCAGCCTGAGAATCTACACCGAGCTTAGCGTCAGGTTAAAGCCAATAATGGCGCGGCTGGTATCGATGGCATGACCATCGAAGCCTTCCCGCTTTGGGTGCAGCAAGGCGGTTGGCAACAGTGTAAATCTCAACTTGAGTTAGATGAATATCAACCCTCAGCAGTCAGACGCG of the Shewanella baltica genome contains:
- a CDS encoding SOS response-associated peptidase, which encodes MCGRISIDSFLANTVSLQLGVLFNPQINLDLRPTEQVSVIMMADSQLQQLDCTWGIKPAWSKKLLINAQAETVREKKTFASAFASLRCVVPCSGWYEWREEGKKQKQKYLFSHAKGEPLYMAGICYPNAEFTQLVTLTTEPTEKCKAYHGRMPLLISPFEIDFWLQTEAVMLEALLYHPENINIAIHAN
- a CDS encoding tyrosine-type recombinase/integrase, with product MDIHEQQRFDLLYEQHLTNLTLQGKRPATIDAYSRAIRRIAAYFDCCPDTLTTDDLKRYFADLIASHSWSTVKLDRNGLQFFYFHVLNKSWQWLNIVKPPQVKHLPDILTPCEVAMVISLTRQLRYQVCFLTLYSMGLRLGEAISLQVGDIDAGLMQVHIRDAKGGKDRLVPLPQRTLLALRYYWRTHRHPRLLFPGKDNQPDSLMDRGGLQKAMKQVISECNIHKAISPHSLRHSYATHLLEQGLDLRSVQTLLGHHSLNTTARYTRLTDITRKNTCEAINQLTNDLALRWECGL
- a CDS encoding IS91 family transposase, which codes for MSQFIDILRQHLADFRRRYAHQITPEIHAAIHAMLSCRCNTARVSCWDCQTCEQQLEFPLSCGHRSCPQCQHGTTCDWLSKQQAKLLPVNYFMVTFTLPFELRAIAKSQPEPFYHAMFTVAASVLKDFAARSPKLSGDIGFTGVLHTHSRRRDYHPHLHFIIPAGSYHSGKRQWRKCQTHYLFNAFNLAKVWRARLLAYLSDTLQLKLPHQSQSKWVVDCQFVGKGAPALQYLSRYLYRGVLPDSSICRHVDNQVSFTYQDSQTRCQQVRSLPAVEFLWLILQHVLPKGLRRVRDYGLLRGNAKKLRQQIQLMLAVAGAVFPMLPEVKRTLAVRYCPCCHQAMHFMGVHMRHRPTGANITA